A single Argentina anserina chromosome 7, drPotAnse1.1, whole genome shotgun sequence DNA region contains:
- the LOC126803675 gene encoding uncharacterized protein LOC126803675, whose protein sequence is MDKRWMQYDRGNPEYQQGILDFLLFVLEHAEGRNVHKCPCVECHNTKWMTIYEIHEHLNTRRIMRSYTTWNMHGETLDHEPTMEEIRAGYFQHASSSRGSIGPHVDPSMDIVQDAFPSFASRHEDEVVYDTTDADHAFSHVHNGDYDKYNRLIAEAQTPLYRGCKETVLGAIIDQIKTKVSSKWSNVSFNRNLVNIRKLLPPENNLPHSFEKVQSILKDLGLGYETIDACKNNCVLFYGVDNQTLDNCPVCNASRWKTSKKRRVPVKILRYFPLIPRLKRLYMSSHTSKKMRWHGVKRTNDDILRHPADGEAWKSFDRCFPDFAADIRNVRLGLATDGFNPSGNMNLSYSIWPVIVVVYNLPPYMCMKKEFSLLTLLIPGRYSPGKCLDVYMRPLIDELKELWENGIPTFDKYSQTSFRMKAAVIWTISDFPGYGMLSSQTTHGYRACPICLEDINSSYHAGKRFDAASFDGKQEFGQKPRERSGEWILDMLNSFDLRRLSSDRSILARNPKRPSRLENWTHKSIFFELPYWKKLRIRHCLDVMHIEKNVCDSVVGTVFGFKDKTKDTLKARKDLQMMNIRPHLWLKQSGSGPTLKMPLAPYRVNPANEKKHFKWFEAIKYPHGYAGNISRCVKVGENKLIGLKTHDCHIMLQRLFPVVIRPYLRPDVVEPLVALSRFFQQLCARELKKSDVLELKEDIVYIMCKLERIFPPAFFDVMIHLMVHLPEQALLTGPVHYTWMFPQERYIARFKVCQFTFTYYCLHINTNSSIFRQLGEYKKYVRNRGKPEGSIANAYLLNECVTYGDLYRSNATEAESSRDSIPHQFNLSVVSDVVRLFGNLPNSYKLTTNELREAHWCVLDHCSEVEYYKNKHLAKIKARQPYGAEEMQKKTFPDYFLNWMEELQHENNTEYSQELHHLACKPQHHSVRGGCFVNGVKFVTFHRDEDRVTQNYGVMVEGDETCYYGVLLSVVELLYGAGMPVVLFKCKWFNTDPSLPRSTKMDHGFLSVNTATSWYEDAPFILATMARQVFYLDDPKEGGDWKVANVMSHRNIWSASILEGDDDRATDDEIEATEPYQEASTSHIPDTQTIRINNDPHYIHVNEFITIPTSDEDDEEGDEEEDEEPYYDEDEEDEEDDDIEDEDYV, encoded by the exons ATGGACAAGAGATGGATGCAGTACGACCGGGGGAACCCTGAATACCAACAAGGTATTCTAgattttttgttatttgtacTTGAACATGCTGAGGGGAGAAATGTACACAAGTGTCCATGTGTGGAATGTCACAATACTAAGTGGATGACGATTTACGAAATCCACGAACACCTGAATACAAGACGTATAATGCGTAGTTATACTACATGGAATATGCATGGTGAGACATTAGATCATGAACCTACCATGGAAGAAATCCGAGCGGGATACTTTCAACATGCTAGCTCATCTAGAGGTAGTATCGGCCCTCATGTGGATCCCTCTATGGACATTGTACAAGATGCTTTTCCTTCGTTTGCTTCAAGACATGAGGATGAGGTTGTTTATGATACCACTGATGCAGATCATGCTTTTTCACATGTTCACAATGGTGATTATGATAAGTATAACAGGCTAATTGCTGAAGCGCAGACGCCATTGTACCGAGGATGTAAAGAAACTGTCTTGGGTGCCATCATCGATCAGATTAAAACTAAAGTTTCTAGTAAATGGTCGAATGTGTCCTTTAACCGTAATTTGGTGAATATCAGGAAGTTGCTTCCTCCGGAAAACAACCTGCCCCACAGCTTTGAAAAGGTACAGAGTATTTTGAAAGACCTTGGCCTTGGTTATGAGACTATCGACGCATGCAAGAATAACTGTgttttgttttatggagttgACAACCAAACCCTAGATAATTGTCCAGTGTGCAATGCTTCGAGGTGGAAGACTTCTAAGAAGAGAAGGGTTcctgtaaagatactccgttatTTCCCATTGATTCCTAGGTTGAAGCGTTTGTACATGTCTTCACACACTTCCAAAAAGATGAGATGGCATGGGGTAAAGAGGACAAATGATGACATTCTCAGACACCCTGCAGACGGGGAGGCTTGGAAATCATTTGACAGATGTTTTCCTGATTTTGCAGCAGACATTCGAAATGTAAGACTTGGACTTGCAACAGACGGGTTTAATCCTTCTGGAAACATGAATTTGTCTTATAGTATTTGGCCTGTGATTGTTGTGGTGTACAACCTACCTCCATACATGTGTATGAAGAAGGAATTTAGTTTGCTGACATTGTTAATTCCAGGTCGTTATTCTCCAGGAAAGTGTCTTGATGTGTACATGAGACCATTGATTGACGAGTTGAAAGAATTATGGGAAAATGGTATCCCTACTTTTGACAAGTATAGTCAAACTTCATTCAGGATGAAAGCAGCAGTGATttggaccataagtgatttTCCTGGATACGGGATGTTATCGTCTCAAACCACACATGGTTACAGGGCTTGTCCAATCTGCTTAGAGGACATAAATTCTAGTTATCACGCTGGAAAG CGATTTGATGCGGCTTCATTCGATGGGAAGCAAGAGTTTGGTCAAAAACCCAGAGAGCGGTCTGGTGAGTGGATTCTGGacatgttgaactcttttgaTTTAAGACGTCTTAGCAGTGATCGTTCAATTTTGGCACGGAATCCAAAACGTCCTTCTAGACTAGAGAACTGGACGCACAAGAGTATATTTTTCGAATTGCCTTACTGGAAGAAATTGAGAATCAGACACTGCCTAGATGTCATGCACATAGAGAAGAATGTTTGTGACAGCGTTGTGGGAACAGTTTTCGGTTTTAAAGATAAGACTAAGGACACTCTGAAGGCGCGGAAAGATCTTCAAATGATGAACATACGCCCTCACTTGTGGCTAAAACAGTCGGGGTCGGGGCCAACCCTGAAAATGCCTCTTGCACCTTACAGGGTTAATCCAGCTAATGAGAAAAAACATTTCAAATGGTTTGAAGCTATTAAGTATCCTCATGGTTATGCAGGAAATATATCTCGATGTGTTAAAGTGGGGGAGAACAAGCtaattggattaaagactCATGACTGTCATATCATGCTGCAACGTCTTTTCCCAGTGGTAATTCGACCATATTTGCGTCCTGATGTGGTGGAGCCTTTAGTAGCGTTGTCTAGATTCTTTCAGCAGTTATGCGCTAGAGAGCTAAAGAAGTCAGATGTTCTTGAATTAAAAGAGGACATTGTCTACATCATGTGCAAGTTGGAGCGGATTTTCCCGCCTGCTTTCTTTGACGTCATGATTCACCTCATGGTCCATCTACCAGAACAGGCGTTGCTGACTGGTCCAGTACACTATACCTGGATGTTTCCACAAGAAAGGTACATTGCACGCTTTAAAGTATGCCAGTTCACATTTACATATTATTGTTTGCACATTAATACTAATAGTTCAATTTTCAGACAACTTGGGGAGTACAAAAAATACGTCCGCAACAGAGGGAAACCAGAAGGATCAATTGCAAATGCATACCTCTTAAATGAGTGTGTAACCTACGGTGACTTATATCGCAGTAACGCAACAGAGGCGGAGTCATCTAGAGACTCTATTCCACATCAATTCAATCTATCAGTTGTTTCAGACGTTGTACGTTTATTTGGTAACTTACCAAATTCATACAAGTTAACAACAAATGAGCTCCGTGAAGCTCATTGGTGCGTGTTGGACCACTGCTCCGAGGTAGAATACTACAAAAATAAACATTTGGCAAAAATCAAAGCAAGACAACCATATGGAGCTGAAGAGATGCAGAAGAAAACTTTTCCTGATTACTTTCTTAATTGG ATGGAAGAGTTACAACATGAGAACAACACTGAATACTCACAAGAGTTACACCATTTGGCTTGTAAGCCGCAACATCACAGTGTACGTGGGGGATGTTTTGTCAACGGTGTTAAGTTTGTCACATTCCACCGGGATGAGGACCGGGTTACTCAAAACTATGGGGTCATGGTAGAGGGGGATGAAACTTGCTACTATGGGGTCCTACTCTCTGTTGTCGAATTATTATATGGAGCTGGCATGCCAGTTGTGTTATTCAAGTGTAAATGGTTCAACACTGACCCAAGTTTACCGAGGAGTACGAAGATGGATCATGGTTTTTTATCAGTGAATACAGCCACAAGCTGGTATGAGGATGCGCCATTCATTCTTGCCACCATGGCACGACAGGTGTTTTATCTTGATGATCCCAAGGAAGGTGGGGATTGGAAAGTGGCAAATGTGATGTCTCACCGAAACATATGGAGTGCATCTATACTTGAGGGGGATGATGACAGAGCaactgatgatgaaattgaggCGACAGAACCATATCAAGAAGCTTCTACCTCTCATATTCCTGATACTCAGACCATTCGCATCAACAACGACCCCCATTACATACACGTGAATGAGTTCATTACGATTCCTACAtctgatgaggatgatgaagagggcgatgaagaggaagatgaggaGCCTTACTATGAcgaggatgaagaagatgaagaagatgatgatataGAAGATGAAGATTATGTATGA
- the LOC126803884 gene encoding CDPK-related kinase 3, with the protein MGQCYGKTIPTTGDNDPTGTTITTSVHQPSPAPQSEENGGVKGTPARSSIPQPSPWPSPYPHGVSASPLPGGVSPSPARSSTPGRFFKRRFAPPSPAKHIKASLAKRFGQKPKESPIPEEQGVEPEQSLDKSFGYNKNFGAKYELGKEVGRGHFGHTCSGRGKKGELKDKPLAVKIISKAKMTTAISIEDVRREVKILKALSGHKHLVKFYDACEDANNVYIIMELCEGGELLDRILSRGGKYAEEDAKFIVVQILSVVSFCHLQGVVHRDLKPENFLFASRNEEADMKLIDFGLSDFIRPDERLNDIVGSAYYVAPEVLHRSYSLEGDIWSIGVITFILLCGSRPFWARTESGIFRAVLRADPSFDDPPWPSMSHEAKDFVKRLLNKDYRKRMTAVQALCHPWLQDDSRPLPLDILIYKLVKSYLHATPFKRAALKSLSKALTEDELRYLRAQFILLGPDKEQHISILNFKTALQRNSTEAMMESRVVDILNAMEPLAYRKMDFEEFCAAAISTHQLEALEGWEQIASTAFEHFERDSNRVISIEELARELNLGTSAYSILRDWIRNTDGKLSFMGYTKFLHGVTIRSSNTRHH; encoded by the exons ATGGGGCAGTGCTACGGCAAGACTATTCCGACCACCGGGGATAATGACCCCACCGgcaccaccatcaccacctCCGTCCACCAGCCGTCGCCGGCGCCTCAGTCGGAGGAGAACGGCGGCGTGAAGGGAACGCCGGCGAGGTCGTCGATCCCGCAGCCTAGCCCCTGGCCGAGTCCCTACCCGCACGGCGTGTCGGCCAGCCCGCTGCCCGGGGGAGTGTCGCCGTCGCCGGCAAGGTCGTCGACGCCGGGGAGGTTTTTCAAAAGAAGATTCGCGCCGCCGTCGCCGGCGAAGCACATAAAGGCGTCGCTGGCGAAGCGATTCGGGCAGAAGCCCAAGGAGAGTCCGATTCCGGAGGAGCAGGGAGTGGAGCCGGAGCAGTCCTTAGATAAGAGCTTTGGGTATAATAAGAACTTCGGAGCTAAGTATGAGCTTGGGAAAGAGGTGGGGCGAGGGCATTTCGGTCATACTTGCTCCGGTAGAGGTAAGAAGGGTGAGCTCAAGGACAAGCCTCTGGCCGTTAAGATCATCTCCAAAGCTAAG ATGACAACAGCCATATCAATTGAAGATGTCCGCCGAGAGGTGAAGATATTGAAAGCTCTATCTGGGCATAAGCATCTTGTAAAATTTTATGATGCATGTGAAGACGCCAATAATGTTTACATTATCATGGA ACTATGTGAAGGTGGGGAACTTCTTGACAGAATTTTATCCAG AGGCGGAAAGTATGCAGAGGAAGATGCAAAATTTATAGTTGTGCAAATTCTAAGTGTTGTTTCATTTTGTCATCTTCAAGGCGTCGTGCACCGTGACTTAAAGCCAGAG AATTTCCTCTTTGCTTCTAGAAATGAAGAAGCTGATATGAAGCTCATTGATTTTGGTCTTTCTGACTTTATTAGACCAG aTGAAAGACTTAATGATATTGTTGGAAGTGCATATTATGTTGCACCTGAAGTCCTCCATAGATCTTATAGCCTTGAGGGAGATATATGGAGCATTGGTGTTATTACCTTTATCCTGCTTTGCGGAAGCCGGCCTTTCTGGGCACGAACAGAATCAGGAATCTTCCGTGCAGTGCTAAGAGCTGATCCTAGTTTTGACGATCCACCCTGGCCTTCTATGTCACATGAGGCCAAGGACTTTGTAAAACGGCTTTTGAACAAGGACTACAGAAAGAGAATGACCGCTGTCCAGGCCTTAT GTCACCCATGGTTGCAAGATGATAGTCGTCCTCTCCCCTTAGATATATTGATCTATAAATTAGTCAAATCATATCTGCATGCTACACCATTCAAACGTGCAGCACTAAAG TCTCTTTCAAAAGCATTGACGGAGGATGAGCTAAGATATCTTAGAGCCCAGTTCATTCTTTTGGGACCAGATAAAGAACAACACATCTCTATTCTAAATTTCAAAACA GCACTTCAGAGAAATTCAACTGAAGCTATGATGGAGTCAAGGGTTGTTGATATTCTAAATGCA ATGGAACCACTTGCATATAGAAAAATGGACTTTGAAGAATTTTGTGCTGCTGCAATTAGCACGCATCAATTGGAGGCACTTGAAGGATGGGAGCAGATAGCATCAACTGCTTTTGAGCACTTTGAACGGGATAGTAACCGAGTCATATCGATTGAAGAACTGGCCAGA GAATTAAATCTGGGCACTTCTGCCTATTCAATCCTCAGAGATTGGATCAGAAACACAGATGGAAAGCTTAGTTTCATGGGATATACAAAATTTTTGCATGGTGTGACTATCCGTAGCTCCAACACCAGGCACCATtag
- the LOC126803676 gene encoding uncharacterized protein LOC126803676, with protein MLMKHVGSITSQHIAALQKWDSLRNSDGHIERVLETRSLKDVEDNRLRLTTSIESVRLLANQGAPFRGHDESKNSLNRGYFQEVIKSFSRMSVDIERVVLENAPRNSKYTSPSIQKQILNILCNKVTGKIRDEVGNSKYCILVDEAIDVSVKDMRGQGYDDASNMRGIYNGLQALFIEECPYAYFVHYFAHRFQLVLNATAQGVKEIWSLIELFSSIKKTLNDMIDQGNGGQAEAILGALRSFEFVFCLLLMNKVLKVTDFLCQTLQRKSLDFVHAMIFVGLTKSLLQEMREEGWEDLLSELNKRFSDQASELLILSSTLDPRDNFKSFKAEDVCNLAKKFYPEDFDDGEMFTLQSECAYYEKDMRRDPKFQKLESIADLCHTLVLTRKSEFFPMLYRLICLVLTIHVSTTTTKRAFSAMNIINNKLRNKMEDEFLGDCMVLHIEKEMLSL; from the exons ATGTTGATGAAACATGTTGGAAGCATCACATCTCAACACATAGCTGCCCTGCAAAAATGGGATTCGTTGAGGAACTCAGATGGCCATATTGAAAGAGTTCTTGAGACAAGGTCATTGAAGGACGTGGAAGACAATCGATTGAGGCTTACAACTTCAATAGAGAGTGTTAGATTGCTTGCTAATCAAGGAGCTCCTTTTAGAGGCCATGATGAATCTAAAAACTCCTTGAATCGTGGATATTTTCAAGaagtaataaaatcattttcaaGGATGAGTGTGGATATTGAGAGAGTTGTCTTAGAAAATGCCCCTAGAAATTCCAAGTACACTAGTCCCTcaattcaaaagcaaatcCTCAATATCCTTTGTAACAAAGTAACGGGCAAGATCCGAGATGAAGTTGGGAACTCCAAATATTGTATTCTTGTTGATGAAGCTATAGACGTGTCCG TGAAAGACATGAGAGGTCAAGGATATGATGATGCTAGTAATATGAGGGGAATTTATAATGGGTTACAAGCATTGTTTATTGAAGAGTGTCCTTATGCATATTTTGTGCATTATTTTGCTCACCGTTTTCAGTTGGTATTAAATGCTACAGCTCAAGGGGTTAAAGAAATTTG GAGTTTAATTGAATTGTTTAGCTCAATAAAGAAAACTCTTAATGATATGATTGATCAAGGAAATGGAGGACAAGCTGAAGCTATTCTTGGAGCTTTGAGGTCTTTTGAGTTTGTGTTCTGCTTGCTTCTAATGAACAAAGTATTAAAAGTTACTGATTTTCTTTGTCAGACATTGCAGCGGAAATCTCTAGACTTTGTGCATGCTATGATTTTTGTTGGACTTACAAAGTCACTTCTTCAAGAAATGAGAGAAGAAGGTTGGGAGGATTTG TTGAGTGAATTGAATAAAAGATTCTCAGACCAAGCATCAGAACTCCTTATTCTTAGTTCAACCTTAGATCCTCGGGATAACTTCAAGAGTTTTAAAGCTGAAGATGTTTGCAATCTTGCCAAGAAGTTTTATCCTGAAGATTTTGATGATGGTGAAATGTTTACTCTTCAATCAGAGTGTGCATATTATGAGAAAGATATGCGACGTGATCCAAAGTTCCAGAAATTAGAATCCATTGCTGATTTGTGCCACACTTTGGTTCTAACAAGGAAGTCTGAATTTTTTCCTATGCTTTATAGATtgatttgtttagttttgACTATTCATGTTTCTACGACAACAACTAAAAGGGCATTTTCAGCTATGAACATCATCAATAATAAACTTAGAAATAAGATGGAAGATGAGTTTCTTGGTGATTGTATGGTCCTTCATATTGAAAAAGAGATGCTGAGTCTATAG
- the LOC126801530 gene encoding rho GTPase-activating protein 3-like codes for MARLFRSKSCGLIEFKVPPPTRFNHEDETEREEEVEEEEEEEEEDDDDDEGGSEFDEYEEDSCKVSTPFLSPMRRAGGAHKGRNFNTGQTNNQFAILDILLGALRKSLITCSVERDDVASSIDISSPTEVRHVSHVTFDRFNGFLGLPTELEPEVPRKAPSASASVFGVSAKSMQCSYDDRGNSVPTILLMMQKRLYSGGGLKAEGIFRINAENTQEERLRSQLNSGVVPDGIDVHCLAGLIKAWFRELPTRVLDSLTPEQVMRCNTEDDCTVLMQSLPATEASLLDWALNLMADVAQNEQRNKMNARNIAMVFAPNMTEMADPLTALLHAVQVMNFVKTLIVKILREREESAAAEASQSFSCSKSLNYNSDLPCSIMGHVKDNSLRAIIMDSPEVCIDAKLWCAPAMSDEEEEIESNSNSNPSCKDELETVCRSGGYEAGDWLSLRKGVRKLCSHPVFQLSKPAKKTANVGIVNTRGGGGEAWA; via the exons ATGGCTCGCTTGTTCCGATCCAAATCTTGCGGGCTCATCGAGTTCAAGGTTCCTCCTCCGACCCGGTTCAACCATGAAGACGaaacagagagagaagaagaggtggaagaagaagaagaagaagaagaagaagatgatgatgatgatgaaggagGGTCTGAGTTTGATGAATACGAAGAAGATTCGTGTAAAGTGTCGACCCCATTTCTGAGTCCGATGAGGAGAGCCGGTGGGGCTCATAAAGGTCGGAACTTTAATACAGGACAGACCAACAACCAGTTTGCGATTCTGGATATTCTGCTGGGTGCTCTGAGGAAGTCTCTGATCACTTGCAGTGTGGAGAGGGATGACGTGGCGTCCTCCATTGATATTAGCTCACCTACGGAGGTGAGGCATGTTTCTCATGTCACCTTTGATAGGTTTAATGGGTTTCTGGGTTTGCCTACTGAGCTTGAGCCTGAGGTTCCCAGGAAGGCACCTAGTGCTAG TGCTAGTGTGTTTGGGGTCTCCGCAAAGTCAATGCAGTGTTCTTATGATGATAGAGGAAACAGTGTGCCAACAATACTTCTTATGATGCAAAAGCGATTGTACTCAGGAGGAGGCCTTAAA GCAGAAGGAATATTCAGAATAAATGCGGAAAATACTCAAGAAGAGCGTCTTCGGAGCCAATTAAATAGTGGTGTAGTTCCTGATGGAATTGATGTTCATTGCTTGGCGGGTTTAATAAAG GCATGGTTTAGAGAGCTTCCAACACGAGTACTTGATTCTCTTACACCAGAGCAGGTGATGCGGTGCAACACAGAAGATGACTGCACAGTACTTATGCAGTCACTTCCTGCGACGGAAGCGTCACTGCTTGATTGGGCCCTTAATTTGATGGCAGATGTTGCGCAGAATGAACAACGCAATAAGATGAATGCACGCAACATTGCTATGGTTTTTGCTCCTAATATGACAGAG ATGGCAGATCCTTTAACAGCATTGCTACATGCAGTGCAAGTTATGAATTTCGTCAAGACACTAATCGTAAAGATCCTGCGTGAAAGAGAGGAATCAGCTGCTGCTGAGGCTTCACAGAGCTTTTCATGCTCAAAATCTCTCAACTATAATAGTGATCTTCCTTGTTCCATTATGGGACATGTTAAGGACAACTCATTGAGGGCCATCATTATGGACAGCCCTGAAGTCTGCATTGACGCTAAACTATGGTGCGCTCCTGCAATGAGTGACGAGGAAGAGGAAATCgaatccaattccaatagtaaCCCATCTTGCAAGGATGAACTGGAAACTGTTTGTAGATCAGGTGGATATGAAGCCGGAGACTGGTTAAGCTTGAGGAAAGGAGTGCGGAAGCTGTGCAGCCACCCGGTGTTTCAGTTGAGTAAGCCGGCTAAGAAAACTGCAAATGTTGGGATTGTAAATACTAGGGGAGGAGGTGGAGAAGCTTGGGCATAG